A window of Helicobacter pylori genomic DNA:
GCTTAGGGGCTTATGATTTCAAGCATTGTCAGGCGTTTTTTCAAAAAGCCAGCCTTCAAAAAGGGGGTGTGGCTTTAAAAGAGTTGCCTAAAGGCGTGTATTTATATTATTCTAAAACCTACCCTAAACATGCCAAAGTCATCAAATCCGATCCTTTCATCGGGTTGTATTTGTTGCAAAGCGCGCCAAGCGCTTACGCTTATACTTTAAGGGACTTGGATAAAGATGCCCTTACAAGGCCTATGGCTAGCGTGGGGGAAAATCAAGCTACAGAAGCACGATTACTCTCTTTACAAAAAGGCTATGACCGCTACGCTCGTATTGCACAAGAGGTTCAAAAAAATGGCGTTATTAGCAATATTTGCTATCAAATGTTAGGGCTAGGAGTGGGGGGGAATGGTTTTATAGAAACAAAATTCATCAAGCGCTTTTTAAGCCAACAAGAGCCTTATTATGGGGATATTGGGGTGCGTATAGAGGATAAAAATAAGCGTTTGGTGGTGGTGCAATTTGATCCCTTTTTCCCTAAAAACCCTTTTTTAAAAAACGATGAAATCCTAGCGATTAATGATCATAAGATCCATTCGTTAGCGGAGTTTGAATGGGTGGTGAGCAATTTGAAATACCAAAGCTTTGCAAAAGTGAAAATCAAACGAAACCATAAAATCAAAGAAGTAACGCTTAAAGTCAATAAGCGTTATGGGGGGTTTTTACTCAAAGACACTTTTTTAGAACGCTATCATATCGCTTTAGACGAGCGTTTTATCATCACTAAAATAGGCAGTCATTTACCCAAAGGCTTGGATTTTTTAAAGCTTGGGGATAGGATTTTATGGGTGAATCGTAAGGATGTGGCTTTCAACCCGAAGGCTTTAAGAGAAGCGTTGAGCGCGCCTAAAATTGAATTGTTGGTGTGGCGTAAAGGCTTTGAATTTTACATTAAAATCCGTTGAAATTGATGAAACATGACGCTTATGAAATCATTCTTTCTTGGTTTATCACACCGCTCACGGCGATTTTAGGGCGTTTTGCTGAATTTTTCCTCTACACTTTGCATGCGCAATTCGTGTTCAATAGCACGGTCGCTTTGGCGTTCATGCTCTTTGCTTATAAAAGTTTGAAAGAGCAGAATTTTTTCAGCGCTAGCGCGATTTTAGAAGCGTTATGGTTTGTGGGGTTTTTTGCACTTTTTAACTACGCTTTAAAAAACCCTTCGCATTTTTATGAATTTTTTCAAAACGCAATTTTTATTTTGCCCAACATGCTCACCCATGCCCTTTCTCAAAGCTTGAGTAACTTTTCCAACCACACGCTTTCATTGGATTTTATCTTCAATCATGGGTTTTATGCCCTTAGTTTTATCAGCGATTTGAACCATAATGAAATATCTGTGTGGCTTTTTTTAAGCGTTTTGCAAGCGCTTTTTTTGAGCGTGCTGTTTGCGATCATTATTTTAGTGTATTTGGAAGTGCATGTGTGGTGCTCTTTAGGGGCGCTGTTTTTAGCGTTTGGGTTTTTTAAAACCTGGAGGAGCGTCGTGTTTGCATGCCTTAAAAAATGCCTAGCCCTTGGGTTTTACAAGCCTTTTTTATTGTTGGTTGGGTTTTTGAACGTATCGGTTACTAAAGCCTTAATCAACGCTCATATGCAAGAACAACAAGAATTGAGCCTTTTATTGGTGGTAGCGTTATTTTTGTGTTGCGTTTTTATCATAGGCGTGCCTTTTTTCATCAACGCTTTGTTTAGGGTGCAAAATAGCCTTAAAGAAACTTACAAACTCGCTACAAATTTGAGCGCTAACCTCAGCCAAAGCGCTTTGGCTTCCTTACAATACATTACTACCCCACCTGTTACTACCACTCCCTCTAGCGCTTCTGCTTTTGCAAGCGAAAGCGTCTCTAAAGAAAAGGAAACGCATTCCCCCACATTCAAGGTAGAAACTACCCAATTAGATGTAAAAATTCCAAATTTCAAGCAAAAAAAGGTTAAAAAGGATACAATAAATACAAAAAACGAAATTTAAATAAATAGGAATTTAATGAGAATTTTTTTTGTTATTATGGGACTTGTGTTGTTTGGTTGCACGAGCAAGGTGCATGAAATGAAAAAAAGCCCTTGCACCTTGTATGAAAACAGGTTAAACCTTGCATGAAAGAAAAGCCTTTCAACAGCGAGCAGTTAGTCTTTTTAGAAGAGCTTTTAAGCCAGCAAGAAAAGCATTTAGAAAACAAGCTCTCTAGTTTTTCAGTGAGTGATTTGGACATGCAAAGCGTGTTTAGGCTGGAGAGGAATCGTTTGAAAATCGCTTACAAGCTCTTAGGCTTGATGAGTTTTATCGTTTTTGTTTTAGCGATCGTGTTAATCAGCCTCCTACCCTTACAAAAAACCGAACACCATTTCGTGGATTTTTTAAATCAAGACAAGCATTACGCCATTATCCAAAGAGCGGATAAAAGCATTTCTAGTAATGAAGCTTTAGCCCGATCGCTCATTGGGGCGTATGTGTTAAACCGAGAGAGCATTAATCGCATTGACGATAAGTCGCGCTATGAACTGGTGCGCTTGCAAAGCAATGCTAAAGTGTGGCAGCGTTTTGAAGATGTGATTAAAACCAATAACAGCATTTACGCGCAAAGCCATTTGGAAAGAGAGGTTCATATCGTCAATATTGCGATTTATCAGCAAGATAATAACCCCATTGCAAGCGTGTCCATTGCCGCCAAACTCTTGAATGAAAACAGATTAGTGTATGAAAAGCGTTATAAAATCGTGATGAGTTATGTTTTTGACGCTCCGGATTTTGATTACGCTTCCATGCCTAAAAACCCTACCGGCTTTAAGGTTATCCGCTATAGCATCACTGAAATTGCACCCAGAAACAAGAGCGATTGATGCAAAGATTTTTATTCATTCTTGCGTTCGTTTTTAGCGCTTTAAAGGCCGATGATTTTTTAGAAGAATTTAGCGAAAAAGCCCCCACGAATTTAAACCACCCCATGCAGGATTTAAACGCCATTCAAGGGAGTTTTTTCAATAAAAACCGCTCAACAATGTCCAACACTTTGAACATCGATTACTTTCAAGGGCAAACTTATAAGATCCGCTTGCGCTATGCGATGGCGACTTTATTGTTTTTTTCAAAACCCATTAGCGATTTTGTTTTAGGGGATAAGGTGGGCTTTGATGCAAAAATCTTAGAAAGCAATGATCACATTTTGCTCATCAAACCTTTGCAAATTGGCGTGGATTCTAATATCAGCGTGATTGATAGTGAGGGTAAGATTTTTTCTTTCTATGTGTTTTCTACGACTTTCACTAGCTCCAAACACCCTAATTTGCAGGTTTTTATAGAAGATAAGAATTATTATTCTAACGCTTTCATGAAGCCTAAAAAAGAAAATACAACTGAAAATGTTACTGAAAACACCCTTGAAAACGCTAACAAGCCCTTAAAAGAAACCAAAGCCACAGAAGAAACCAAAGAAAAAGAAGAAGAGGCCATAACTATTGGCGATAACACCAATGCGATGAAAATCGTTAAAAAAGACATTCAAAAAAACTATAAAGCTTTAAAAAGCTCCCAAAGGAAATGGTATTGTTTGTGGCTATGCTCTAAAAAATCCAAACTCTCCTTAATGCCTAAAGAAATTTTTAACGACAAACAATTCACTTATTTCAAATTTGACAAAAGATTAGCGCTCTCTAAATTCCCGGTGATTTATAAGGTCGTTGATGGCTATGATAACCCAGTGAATACAAGGATTGTGGGCGATTACATTATCGCTGAAGACGTTTCGCCTAAATGGACTTTAAGGCTAGGTAAGGACTATTTGTGCATCCGTTTGATAACAAAGGGTAGAGATGAATAAATGGCTCAAAGGGGTGCTGATTGTTGCAGGGGGTTTTGTAACGATTACAACAATTTCTTTAATCTACCACCAAAAGCCAAAAGCCCCCTTAAACAACCCACCCGCTCTTTTAAATGACGATGAGGTGAAATACCCCTTACAGGATTACACTTTCACTCCAAGCTTTCAACCAACCCCCACAGAAAACTCCAAAGACGCCACTATAAAAGCCTTACAAGAACAGCTAAGAGCCGCTTTAAAAGCCCTAAATTCCAAAGAAATAAACTTTCCTAAAGAAGAAACTAAAGAACTTACCAACCCTCCCATAGAACCAAAAGCAAACACAGCCCCCCCTAAAAAAGACTTTTCCCTAAAACAATTAGATTTATTAGCCTCTCGCATCACCCCTTTCAAACAAAACCCTAAAAATTACGAAGAAAACTTGATTTTCCCGGTGGATAACCCTAAAGGGATCGATGGCTTTACTAACCTTAAAGAAAAAGACATCGCCACCAATGAAAACAAACTCCTGCGCACCATTACAGCGGATAAAATGATACCTGCATTTTTGATCACGCCTATTTCTAGCCAGATTGCTGGTAAAGTCATCGCGCAAGTGGAGAGCGATATTTTTGCTCACATGGGAAAGGCTGTTTTAATCCCTAAAGGCTCTAAAGTCATAGGCTATTACAGCAACAATAACAAAATGGGCGAATACCGCTTGGATATTGTATGGAGTAGGATCATCACCCCCCATGGCATCAATATCATGCTCACTAACGCTAAAGGGGCGGACATTAAAGGCTATAACGGCTTGGTGGGGGAATTGATTGAAAGGAATTTCCAACGCTATGGCGTGCCTTTATTACTTTCTACGCTCACTAACGGCTTATTGATTGGGATCACTTCGGCTTTAAACAACAGAGGCAATAAAGAAGAGGCGACTAATTTTTTTGGGGATTATCTTTTAATGCAATTGATGAGGCAAAGCGGTATGGGGATCAACCAAGTGGTCAATCAAATTTTAAGAGACAAGAGCAAAATCGCCCCCATTGTCATCATTAGAGAGGGGAGCAGGGTATTCATTTCGCCTAATACTGACATTTTCTTCCCTATACCCAGAGACAATGAAGTCATCGCTGAATTTTTGGAGTGATTAAATGCTGTGTTAAAAACGCTATAATAACCCTAAAAACAAAAGAGAGCGCAACAAGAAAGCCCATGAAAATTAAAAATATCTTACTGAGTGGGGGGAGCGGTAAACGCCTATGGCCTTTGAGCCGTAGCCTATACCCTAAGCAATTTTTAAAGCTTTTTGACCATAAAAGCTTGTTTGAGTTGAGTTTTAAAAGAAACGCTCCCTTAGTAGATGAAACGCTGATCGTGTGCAATGAAAAGCATTATTTTTTAGCCCTAGAAGAAATAGAGGGCGAAATCCACAATAAAAGCGTGGGTTTTTTATTGGAGAGTTTGAGTAAAAACACTGCTAACGCCATTGCTTTGAGCGCTTTAATGAGCGATAGAGAGGATTTACTCATCGTTACGCCAAGCGATCATTTGATTAAAGACCTTCAAGCGTATGAAAATGCGATGCAAAAAGCGATTGGTTTAGCCCAAAAAGGCTTTTTAGTTACTTTTGGCGTGAGCATTGAAAAGCCTAACACGGAGTTTGGGTATATTGAAAGCCCTAACGCTTTAGATGTC
This region includes:
- a CDS encoding PDZ domain-containing protein, which encodes MFHKALIVLVFFVNGLGAYDFKHCQAFFQKASLQKGGVALKELPKGVYLYYSKTYPKHAKVIKSDPFIGLYLLQSAPSAYAYTLRDLDKDALTRPMASVGENQATEARLLSLQKGYDRYARIAQEVQKNGVISNICYQMLGLGVGGNGFIETKFIKRFLSQQEPYYGDIGVRIEDKNKRLVVVQFDPFFPKNPFLKNDEILAINDHKIHSLAEFEWVVSNLKYQSFAKVKIKRNHKIKEVTLKVNKRYGGFLLKDTFLERYHIALDERFIITKIGSHLPKGLDFLKLGDRILWVNRKDVAFNPKALREALSAPKIELLVWRKGFEFYIKIR
- a CDS encoding P-type conjugative transfer protein TrbL yields the protein MKHDAYEIILSWFITPLTAILGRFAEFFLYTLHAQFVFNSTVALAFMLFAYKSLKEQNFFSASAILEALWFVGFFALFNYALKNPSHFYEFFQNAIFILPNMLTHALSQSLSNFSNHTLSLDFIFNHGFYALSFISDLNHNEISVWLFLSVLQALFLSVLFAIIILVYLEVHVWCSLGALFLAFGFFKTWRSVVFACLKKCLALGFYKPFLLLVGFLNVSVTKALINAHMQEQQELSLLLVVALFLCCVFIIGVPFFINALFRVQNSLKETYKLATNLSANLSQSALASLQYITTPPVTTTPSSASAFASESVSKEKETHSPTFKVETTQLDVKIPNFKQKKVKKDTINTKNEI
- a CDS encoding type IV secretion system protein, with the protein product MKEKPFNSEQLVFLEELLSQQEKHLENKLSSFSVSDLDMQSVFRLERNRLKIAYKLLGLMSFIVFVLAIVLISLLPLQKTEHHFVDFLNQDKHYAIIQRADKSISSNEALARSLIGAYVLNRESINRIDDKSRYELVRLQSNAKVWQRFEDVIKTNNSIYAQSHLEREVHIVNIAIYQQDNNPIASVSIAAKLLNENRLVYEKRYKIVMSYVFDAPDFDYASMPKNPTGFKVIRYSITEIAPRNKSD
- a CDS encoding TrbG/VirB9 family P-type conjugative transfer protein, yielding MQRFLFILAFVFSALKADDFLEEFSEKAPTNLNHPMQDLNAIQGSFFNKNRSTMSNTLNIDYFQGQTYKIRLRYAMATLLFFSKPISDFVLGDKVGFDAKILESNDHILLIKPLQIGVDSNISVIDSEGKIFSFYVFSTTFTSSKHPNLQVFIEDKNYYSNAFMKPKKENTTENVTENTLENANKPLKETKATEETKEKEEEAITIGDNTNAMKIVKKDIQKNYKALKSSQRKWYCLWLCSKKSKLSLMPKEIFNDKQFTYFKFDKRLALSKFPVIYKVVDGYDNPVNTRIVGDYIIAEDVSPKWTLRLGKDYLCIRLITKGRDE
- a CDS encoding DNA type IV secretion system protein ComB10; the encoded protein is MNKWLKGVLIVAGGFVTITTISLIYHQKPKAPLNNPPALLNDDEVKYPLQDYTFTPSFQPTPTENSKDATIKALQEQLRAALKALNSKEINFPKEETKELTNPPIEPKANTAPPKKDFSLKQLDLLASRITPFKQNPKNYEENLIFPVDNPKGIDGFTNLKEKDIATNENKLLRTITADKMIPAFLITPISSQIAGKVIAQVESDIFAHMGKAVLIPKGSKVIGYYSNNNKMGEYRLDIVWSRIITPHGINIMLTNAKGADIKGYNGLVGELIERNFQRYGVPLLLSTLTNGLLIGITSALNNRGNKEEATNFFGDYLLMQLMRQSGMGINQVVNQILRDKSKIAPIVIIREGSRVFISPNTDIFFPIPRDNEVIAEFLE